Proteins found in one Arthrobacter pascens genomic segment:
- a CDS encoding dihydroorotase, whose product MAENNGTYLIRGAAVLGSGAEDLLTRDGVIAARGTDLSADGATVIEAAGLVALPGMVDVHTHLREPGREDAETVETGTRAAALGGFTAVHAMANSTPVADTAGVVEQVYSLGRAAGWVDVRPVGAVTVGLAGEQLAELGAMADSRAQVRMFSDDGLCVHDPVLMRRALEYVKAFDGVVAQHAQEPRLTAGAQMNEGEVSAVLGLTGWPAVAEESIIARDVLLAQHVDSRLHVCHVSTAGSVEIVRWAKERGINVTAEVTPHHLLLTDDLVRSYDPVYKVNPPLRTDADVQALRAGLADGTIDVVGTDHAPHPSEHKECEWAQAAMGMTGLETALSVVQHTMIETGLMNWADFARVTSTAPARIGRLADQGRPLEAGEPANVILVDPAARWTVDPSKMATMGRNSPFAGRELPGKVVATFFKGHPTVLDGKLNTPYRHAPYPHTTATSAGPAGDAS is encoded by the coding sequence ATGGCTGAGAACAACGGAACGTATCTGATCCGCGGCGCTGCGGTCCTGGGATCCGGCGCCGAGGACCTGCTCACCCGCGATGGCGTCATTGCCGCACGCGGCACGGACCTTTCCGCTGACGGGGCCACCGTGATCGAGGCGGCCGGCCTGGTGGCGCTGCCGGGCATGGTGGACGTACACACGCACCTGCGCGAGCCCGGCCGTGAAGACGCCGAAACTGTGGAAACCGGCACCCGCGCCGCTGCCTTGGGCGGCTTCACCGCCGTACATGCCATGGCCAACAGCACGCCGGTGGCAGACACCGCCGGTGTGGTGGAACAGGTCTACAGCCTGGGCCGGGCCGCGGGCTGGGTGGACGTCCGTCCCGTGGGCGCGGTGACGGTGGGCCTGGCCGGGGAACAGCTGGCGGAGCTCGGCGCGATGGCCGACTCCCGGGCCCAGGTCCGGATGTTCTCCGACGACGGCCTCTGCGTCCACGATCCGGTACTGATGCGCCGCGCCCTTGAGTACGTCAAGGCGTTCGACGGCGTGGTGGCCCAGCACGCACAGGAACCCCGCCTCACTGCCGGGGCCCAGATGAACGAAGGCGAAGTTTCAGCAGTGCTGGGACTCACCGGCTGGCCGGCAGTGGCGGAGGAAAGCATCATCGCCCGCGACGTGCTGCTGGCGCAGCACGTGGACTCCCGCCTGCACGTCTGCCATGTTTCCACGGCCGGTTCCGTGGAGATCGTCCGCTGGGCCAAGGAACGCGGCATCAATGTCACCGCTGAGGTCACGCCCCACCACCTCCTGCTGACCGATGACCTGGTCCGCAGCTACGACCCCGTCTACAAGGTCAACCCGCCACTGCGCACCGACGCCGATGTGCAGGCACTGCGCGCAGGGCTGGCGGACGGAACCATCGACGTTGTGGGGACGGACCACGCCCCGCACCCCAGCGAACACAAGGAATGCGAATGGGCGCAGGCGGCCATGGGAATGACTGGCCTGGAGACCGCGCTCTCCGTGGTCCAGCACACCATGATTGAAACGGGGCTGATGAACTGGGCGGACTTTGCCCGCGTGACCTCCACAGCCCCGGCGCGGATCGGCCGGCTTGCCGACCAGGGGCGCCCGCTGGAAGCCGGCGAGCCGGCCAACGTCATCCTTGTGGATCCGGCCGCCCGCTGGACCGTGGATCCGTCCAAAATGGCAACGATGGGCCGCAACTCTCCCTTTGCCGGCAGGGAACTCCCCGGCAAGGTGGTTGCCACCTTCTTCAAGGGCCACCCCACCGTGCTGGACG